AAAGCGCCTAGAGCAGCTACTTGAGAAGGTGAATTTTCTTCCATCCTCCTGAAGATTGGGAAACATTATTTGGGATCTAATCATGGAGCGAGTCTGAAAATGGCTGCAAGATTACTCAAAAAGTTCTTCCATCGCACAACAAAGTTAAAGTAATTTTGTGCATGGCTTGAATTCAGATTACACATGAAATGCgttaatttcttattttaatgTTACAAAAAAACTGCATTAGAAAGTTGTGGTTGGCATCAGGTAGTTTTAGGAAAATTGAAGTGATGtgtaaaaaattgtaatttattccttgatcagtttgtatTAGTTTATGCATTTCTAAGGATTACTAACGTTGGTTGAAAAATCAATGGTAGAGATTTAATGGTAGAGATCTATAGAACATTATAGGTTATTAGGTAAAAGAACAAATCAACTTGTTAGTGTGgcacaaccatatatataaGCAGATAGACATAGAAGAACACAGAGTGAGTAGGGTAAAGCTCATATCAAGGTTCCTCTTGCCCacatctttttccttttcctttttagatATAACGaattaatgatgaaaaagaTGTGTGAGCTGGCCTTGAGCTCTCAGGGTTCACTTCGAATCCTTGATTTGTGCAAAGCACATACCAGAGGATGGTGAGAGTCAAATTTATGGTGGATAACTTGTTTTACAACAAAGAAATATTGTTATTCAGCTCAAAATTAAATTGAGTGGTCGCAAAAGATATTACAGCTGAAAATGTAATAAATGTGAACCTAGAGGGATCCTGAGGCATGTCTAACATCTTAACTCATCATACTCTGTTGTTTTCTCAATTAAAAGGTAAGGCAAGGTAAGCAACATTTCGCCCCCCCCCCGCCCCCACAATGTAAGCCTTTAACGTTAATTGCAGTTCATCTTATGCGGTTTCCCACAAAAGCTAGATGTAGGTCTTCTTCTAAccgcatgtttggaaattcgtTTGAAAAACACGATGTAGTTAAAATTACGAAGGACGGAAACCAAAACTACCATTTTACACTTAAATATTCTAAGATGGATGCATGTTACGTGACATGGATCCATGAAGAAAGAGGAGCAAGGACTTATTAAAATGAGTTAATGACACATTCTCATCTCATCTCTCTGGCACTGCCAGGTGACTAAAGTAACCACAGCAAGTTTCACTCTTTGCCAAGTTCTCtctgtctcttttttttttcttccattttgCCAGCTTTGTTTATCACTATTAGTTTCAGAGAGTCATGTCATAGTTAATGCTATAAAAATTTCCGAATACAAACAGAGCCATAACTACACTAGCTATTACTCACGCAGTACAGAACAAGAGAGATTGTGCAGGAAACACGTACCCCTTTAAttctattaatattaaaatgTTCCAATTCATTTGACtcactttggtttgttttgataAAGTACTACTATACTCATTCACGTCTTTGTTCCATTTTTAGCACATAAGAGATTTTCTTGGTCTGAGTGACACCACAGAGAGATGGTGAGTGGAATGCGGTGTGATTTGAACCACAGCCATTTCTTCCTCAAGTTTGCAGTGTCATGTCTCTTTCTGGGTCTCGCTTTCCGCCTCCTCTTCACGGGCTCGTTAACCTTGTTATCTGTGCTGCTGCACAATACTCCTCCTCTTGATCAAAATGCAGTAGCAGAGTCTCCCTTGTTTTCTCTTCCCTCTCTGAAACCTCATGATTCTGTTGATTTTCCTGGAAACCACAGCCAAACCTCTCCAAAAGGTAACAGAAATTTTCTATTGTTTGTGGTCTAATAGATAGTTATGTGCAAACATGCATTAACTGCAAAATGTGTTTTGGATATTAAACCTTCAATCCCTTCATGCACTTTTATCATGAAAAGAAATTAGAAGTGTCAAGTGCATGataatttctttttaaatgTTTAGATGCAGAAAAATGTGATCGTTTTGTGGGAGATTGGGTGAGGGACCAATCTGGTCCATTGTACACAAATGAGAGCTGCCATATGATTGAAGGTCATCAAAATTGCATGAGAAATGGACGCACTGATTTGGAGTACCTTCACTGGAGGTGGAAGCCAAGGGGCTGTGAATTACCCAAGTTTAGTCCTCAGAAATTTCTTGCTATTATGAGGCATAAATCATTTGCCTTCATTGGTGATTCCATCTCCAGGAACCATGTCCAATCGCTAATTTGTATTCTCTCACAGGTACACTCAGTTTCTTTAGCTATCCAATTGCAAATTTCAGCATGCTTGGCCttttggtttagggtttatgagAAAATGGTCAATTTGCAAACCTGATGCTATATAGGTTCAGTTGTGCGCGAGGTCTAGTCTAGGGAGACGCTAATTCCATGGCTCGAATCTGTGGCCGTAAAGTCACATGGCAGCAATCTTTCCGTTGCGCCGAGACTCAAAGATATGATAGGGTACTAGACGAAATAATACTAATCAATAGTGATAGTGTGCTGCAGGTAGAAGCAGCTGATGAGGTGTACCATGATGAGGAATACAGATCAAAGATATGGAAGTTCCCTTCCCACAACTTCACACTCTCAGTGATATGGTCCCCTTTCCTCCTCAAATCAGATATATTTGAGGACATGAATGGAGTTTCCTCCTCAGAAATAAACCTTTATCTTGACATTCTGGACAACAATTGGAACAATCAATACAAGAATTTTGATTATGTTGTGATTGCTGGTGGAAAATGGTTCCTCAAGACAGCAATATACCATGAAAACAACACAGTAACTGGCTGCCATTACTGCCCTGGAAAGAATCTAACAGAGCTAGGATTTGACTATGCGTACCGTAAAGCAATGGAGcttgttttttatttcatgGCAACAAACTCTAACCACAAGGCAATAGTTTTTTTCAGAACCAGTACTCCAGATCACTTTGAGAATGGGGCTTGGTTCAGTGGAGGATATTGCAATAGGACAGTGCCCTTCAAAGAGGGTGAAGTAGAAATGAGTTATGTAGATTCTGTCATGAGAGGTATTGAAATTGAAGAGTTTGACAAGGCTGAAAGGTCCCTAGGTTCAAACTTGAGACTCTTGGACACAACTACACTCTCATTGTTGAGACCTGATGGGCATCCGGGGCCATATAGAGAGTTAGATCCATTTGCGAAGGCTAAATTGCAGAATGATTGTCTTCATTGGTGTTTGCCAGGACCAATTGACTCCTGGAATGACATATTAATGCAAATGCTGTGATCATTTATGCATATACACTAATAGCATGTTTACATCAGCTTATTTTTCTCAATCAATTCTGAAGGCCAAAAGCTATTTACAGAAGCTTCTTTCAGATTTGCTTTAGAATGTTTCCTGATGTTTCCCTCTTGATGTGGACTCGCCCCCATATCATGACCGGATATGTTTCAGAAGCCTTAAATGATTGATTTAAACCAA
This is a stretch of genomic DNA from Lotus japonicus ecotype B-129 chromosome 1, LjGifu_v1.2. It encodes these proteins:
- the LOC130731382 gene encoding protein trichome birefringence-like 26, whose amino-acid sequence is MVSGMRCDLNHSHFFLKFAVSCLFLGLAFRLLFTGSLTLLSVLLHNTPPLDQNAVAESPLFSLPSLKPHDSVDFPGNHSQTSPKDAEKCDRFVGDWVRDQSGPLYTNESCHMIEGHQNCMRNGRTDLEYLHWRWKPRGCELPKFSPQKFLAIMRHKSFAFIGDSISRNHVQSLICILSQVEAADEVYHDEEYRSKIWKFPSHNFTLSVIWSPFLLKSDIFEDMNGVSSSEINLYLDILDNNWNNQYKNFDYVVIAGGKWFLKTAIYHENNTVTGCHYCPGKNLTELGFDYAYRKAMELVFYFMATNSNHKAIVFFRTSTPDHFENGAWFSGGYCNRTVPFKEGEVEMSYVDSVMRGIEIEEFDKAERSLGSNLRLLDTTTLSLLRPDGHPGPYRELDPFAKAKLQNDCLHWCLPGPIDSWNDILMQML